The following nucleotide sequence is from Paeniglutamicibacter kerguelensis.
GGGCCTGGCCGTGACATACAACGTCGGGGTTACCCTGCTCGGCGGCATAGCGCCGCTCGTGCTGACCTGGCTGTTGAGCGTCACAGGATCGCTGAACGCGCCAAGCCTCTACTACATGGCGATCGCCGTGATTTCGCTCGTGGGCCTGTACTTCGTGCGCACGCGGTACAACCAGCGCTAGCGATATGGAGGCGGGGCGGTGCGTTCATCATGGTGACCCGCGGCCCCCACCACCTGCTGGCTCGGCGGCCCCATTGCCACCAGTGGGCGCGAACTGGATCATTGTCCGGGCAAGGATTGGCCAAGCCTGTTGACTCTGTCGTAGATGACCTTCTTGTTGCAAAGCCCATGAACGGAAATCATTCCGTTCACCATGCTAGGTTCTGGGCCTCTCTCGGCTGGTTGAGCGCCACGTCTACACCGTGATTGTCATCGCTTCCATGACGGTAGGACCGCCAAACAAATACCCGCAGTCCCCACGGATGCCCCGATGGGAACTGCGGGTTTTTGTTTTCCGCGGCATGGGCGTCTTGCTCGGGGCCGGGTTCCGGAACCCGTTGTCCGGCTGGCACAAGGAATGCCAGGCACGGGTCTTCGGAAGCATCCAGCGACCACTCGGCAAGCCGTGCGGTGACTGTGACGGGGCCCTGGCTCCTTCCGCCGGTTCACACCGGGAGGCTGGAACTCATGTCGGCGAACGGCAGGCTCCGAGAGGCCCTGCATGTTCGTTGGCCGGGAGCATTTGCCGTTACACCCGCATGACGACTTTCTTCGACGCGAACTCGGTTGCTTCCTCCGGACGAGGTTCCTTCCGGGACCTGCGTAAATCCAAAGCTTTTCACAACCTTCGGGGTGGATGATCAGCATACGGTTTAGCCACGGTCAAAGGCCGATGTAGACGTCCATCAGGCTTCGAGGTGAACCGCTCGCTCGGCGCACCGGTTGTCCCAACCGGGTCCTCGAGCCTGTACCGCACTAATATTGCGGTGCCTTCGAGGGTCCCGCTTCCCCCAGGCCGGACCCTCGATGCATTTCCGCGGTGCCAGGGTTTCCTGGCACCGCTGGAAATAGCAGTTCGTTGGCAACCCGTACGCCAGCGAATGCAGGGGCGTAGTCGGTACCAGAGGCCACCCGAACCGCCTATTTCGCTTGTCCGGTCGGCTTGCCAGCCAAGGCATGACGTTTGGCAGGAATTTCGGACTGTTTCTACCAATTGTGATCCGTTCGTGGTTGACCCCCCTTTTTTCGGGGGTCTGTCGCCCCCCTTCCTAGCGGCTTATGCCAGTTGGCCAAACACTGAATTATGGGGTTTGTCAGTATTTTGGGGATAAGGCACTTGGGGAGCTACAAAGTGAATGTCAACACTGATGTATTCGGGGTAGAGGACTGTGCCAGCGGGCGTGTAAGCGCCAAGGTACTTGGGACACTGCAAATCCGTCGTGGAACCGAGGTGCTTAGCGCCCAGCACTTGGGTGGGCCGAAGTCGAGGCAAATCCTTGAGATACTCTTGCTTCATCTGGGCTCGGCGGTATCAAAAGGGACACTCATCGACATGTTGTGGATGGAATCAGCGCCTTCGACCGCAGTTTCAACCCTTGAATCATATGTTTCGGTTCTGCGACGTTGCCTTCAACCGGGGCAGGGCAAACGCGGCGTTCTGAAAACCACCACGGGTGGATACCTTTTAGATGCGGATCTGATTGATTTGGATTTGGCCCGCTTTGACTCTTTGTTGACCCGCGCCGAACAGGCCACTGGCGAGCAAGCTGCAGCACTGTTGCGGCAGGCGCTGGCTATTTCTGATGAGCCGCTGCTGGGCCACGAGCTCCTGCCGGAATGGGCCGAGGCGGAACGAACCCTGCATGCTGCCCGGGTCATGGCCGCAAGGGTTCTGGCCGCTGAAACGGCGCTGGCACTGGGGCAGCTGAACGAGGCAATTGGTCTGGCCCGGCAGGTGCTGGACCTTGACCCGCTCAATGAACCAGCGTGGTCGGTGTTGATTCTTGGCATGGAACAGATTCGGCAACCACTGCGCGGACTGCAAGCCTATGAACAGTGCCGCCGAGTAATGGACAGGGAGTTGGGTTGCCAGCCCGGTGAGCTGCTGCAGCAAGCGCAACTCCGAATGTTGCACGAAACGTCATCGTCGAACGATGACTTTGCCCTGGTGATCAGGGCGCTGCTGGCACTTGAAGGCTCCGGTGGCGGCGTGGCCGTATCGCCAGGGATGGATCGATTCGACTCTTATGCAGGCGGGGAAATCACATTGAACGAGGCGGGCACCATAGTGCGTGGCTACGTGGAACGGATGATGACGGCTGCCGCAGTCTAAACACCCGCGACCCAAGCGACGGTGGGCGCGGGGCGAGACATCCCCTTGCCAAGGTTCAAGATCATCGCAATACTAACCCTAAGTGCCGAACCTGGCACCCATGTTTTGGGTAGGTCTTCTTGGGGAAGCAACGGTGGGGAACATGAATTCCGTGGCGGGGGACGAAGGAATTGCGGTGTCTCGGATTGTGGTGATAGACGATCACGCGACTTTTGCGGATTTGCTGTCAGGGGCGCTGAATCGCGAGGTGGACCTACGGTGTATTGGCACGGCCAATACGCTTGAGGCAGGGGTAGCACTGTGTATCAAAGACGAACCGGATCTGGTGGTGATCGACTACCGGCTGCCGGACGGAGACGGGTTGCAGGGAGCCGAGCGGATCCTCAGGGCGTTGCCATCGATGCGCATTGTGATGCTCACTGGCGACCCGACCTCTCAGGCCATGCAACGGGCAGCTTCCCTTGGTGTGTGCGGATTTCTGCCCAAGGATGGGGCATTGTCAATACTGCTGGACGTTTTGCGCACGGTACGCCAAGGTGAGTTCATAGTCGGTCCGGCACTCATTTCAGAGTTGCTGAAGCCCCGCCAGCTTGAGGTTTCCATGAACCCCGGCCTGACTGCCAGGGAACTGGAGGTGCTGCAGCTAATGAGTCAGGGATTCGATGTGACTGCCAATGCCCGGACGCTGGCAATTAGTGCCCACACGTGTCGCGGATACGTGAAATCGATCTTAAGTAAGCTCGACGCCCATTCCCAGCTCGAGGCCGTGGCCACCGCCAATAGGCTGGGACTCGTGGGCGCGGTCGGCCAATGATTCGTTTTGGACGAGGCGACCACCCCACGACTGCCTTGCTGCGCGAAGAAGGCTCGTCCGTGCGATCGGCAATTCTGAAGTTCTTGCTTACCGGCCTGGTCGTGCTGCTGACGGTATCGATACCCGCGACCTTCTGGGGGCGCAGTGTCGCCCAGAATCTGGCCAAGCAAGAGGTCTTGGAGCTCACGCAACGACTGGCGGACTACGCCATTGGGCCCGTGCTCAACCCCGATCTGGCGGCCGGGGACAAGTCGGCTGTGGCACAGATCGATGCACGAATGTCCCCGTGGATGTCCGATGAAATGATCCTG
It contains:
- a CDS encoding response regulator; protein product: MNSVAGDEGIAVSRIVVIDDHATFADLLSGALNREVDLRCIGTANTLEAGVALCIKDEPDLVVIDYRLPDGDGLQGAERILRALPSMRIVMLTGDPTSQAMQRAASLGVCGFLPKDGALSILLDVLRTVRQGEFIVGPALISELLKPRQLEVSMNPGLTARELEVLQLMSQGFDVTANARTLAISAHTCRGYVKSILSKLDAHSQLEAVATANRLGLVGAVGQ
- a CDS encoding AfsR/SARP family transcriptional regulator; protein product: MGSYKVNVNTDVFGVEDCASGRVSAKVLGTLQIRRGTEVLSAQHLGGPKSRQILEILLLHLGSAVSKGTLIDMLWMESAPSTAVSTLESYVSVLRRCLQPGQGKRGVLKTTTGGYLLDADLIDLDLARFDSLLTRAEQATGEQAAALLRQALAISDEPLLGHELLPEWAEAERTLHAARVMAARVLAAETALALGQLNEAIGLARQVLDLDPLNEPAWSVLILGMEQIRQPLRGLQAYEQCRRVMDRELGCQPGELLQQAQLRMLHETSSSNDDFALVIRALLALEGSGGGVAVSPGMDRFDSYAGGEITLNEAGTIVRGYVERMMTAAAV